GGAGAGAGGGGTAATTATAGCGCTGTCGCCTATGGGTCATGCTGGCAGGGGGACAGGGTGGGTGGGATGGTGGGGGCTGCTGCACCCGCAGCGACTGCGGGCAGGAGGCACgagtgctggggtgcaggggtgcACGAGTAGGTGGGCGCACAAGTGCAAGGGTGCAGGGGTACGTGGGTGCGCAAGTGGAGGGGTGCATGGGTACACAGGGTGCAGTGTTGCAGGGGTGCACGAGTACACGGGCGCACAAGCGCATGGGTGCACAAgcgcaggggtgcaggcaggggtacATGGGTACACAAGTGCATGGGTGCAGGGGTACACAGGGTGCAGGGGTGCATGGGCGCACAAGTGCATGGGTGCATGGGTTCGTGGGTGAGTGGGTAAAtgagtgcacaagtgcaggggtacatgagtaccagggtgcacagctgcatgggtgcgtgggtgcatgggtgcgtgggtgcataagtgcaggggtacatgagtacctgggtgcacacctgcatgggtgcatgggtgcgtgagtgcacaagtgcagggctacatgagtacctgggtgcacagctgcatgggtgcatgggtgcgtgggtaagtgagtgcacaagtgcaggggtacatgagtacctgggtgcacacctgcatgggtgcatgggtgcgtgagtgcacaagtgcagggctacatgagtacctgggtgcacagctgcatgggtgcatgggtgcgtgggtaagtgagtgcacaagtgcaggggtacatgagtacctgggtgcacacctgcatgggtgcatgggtgcatgggtaagtgagtgcacaagtgcaggggtacatgagtacctgggtgcacacctgcatgggtgcatgggtgcatgggtaagtgagtgcacaagtgcaggggtacatgagtacctgggtgcacacctgcacgggtgcatgggtgcatgggtgcgtgagtgcacaagtgcaggggtacatgagtacctgggtgcacacctgcacgggtgcatgggtgcatgggtaagtgagtgcacaagtgcaggggtacatgagtaccaGGATGCACAGCtgcatgggtgcgtgggtgcatgggtgcgtgggtgcataagtgcaggggtacatgagtacctgggtgcaaacctgcatgggtgcatgggtgcgtgggtaagtgagtgcacaagtgcaggggtacatgagtacctgggtgcacacctgcacgggtgcatgggtgcatgggtaagtgagtgcacaagtgcaggggtacatgagtaccagggtgcacagctgcatgggtgcgtgggtgcatgggtgcgtaagtgcaggggtacatgagtacctgggtgcacacctgcatgggtgcatgggtgcatgggtaagtgagtgcacaagtgcaggggtacatgagtaccagggtgcacagctgcatgggtgcgtgggtgcatgggtgcgtgggtgcgtaagtgcaggggtacatgagtacctgggtgcaaacctgcatgggtgcatgggtgcgtgggtaagtgagtgcacaagtgcaggggtacatgagtacctgggtgcacacctgcacgggtgcatgggtgcatgggtaagtgagtgcacaagtgcaggggtacatgagtaccagggtgcacagctgcatgggtgcgtgggtgcatgggtgcgtgAGTGCAtaagtgcaggggtacatgagtacctgggtgcacacctgcatgggtgcatgggtgcgtgagtgcacaagtgcaggggtacatgagtacctgggtgcacagctgcatgggtgcatgggtgcgtgggtaagtgagtgcacaagtgcaggggtacacgagtacctgggtgcacacctgcatgggtgcatgggtgcatgggtgcgtgagtgcacaagtgcaggggtacatgagtacctgggtgcacacctgcatgggtgcatgggtgcatgggtaagtgagtgcacaagtgcaggggtacatgagtaccagggtgcacagctgcatgggtgcgtgggtgcatgggtgcgtgggtgcgtaagtgcaggggtacatgagtacctgggtgcaaacctgcatgggtgcatgggtgcgtgggtaagtgagtgcacaagtgcaggggtacatgagtacctgggtgcacacctgcacgggtgcatgggtgcatgggtaagtgagtgcacaagtgcaggggtacatgagtaccagggtgcacagctgcatgggtgcgtgggtgcatgggtgcgtgggtgcataagtgcaggggtacatgagtacctgggtgcacacctgcatgggtgcatgggtgcgtgggtgagtgcacaagtgcagggatacatgagtacctgggtgcacagctgcatgagtgcatgggtgcgtgggtaagtgagtgcacaagtgcaggggtacatgagtaccagggtgcacagctgcatgggtgcgtgggtgcatgggtgcgtgggtgcgtaagtgcaggggtacatgagtacctgggtgcaaacctgcatgggtgcatgggtgcgtgggtaagtgagtgcacaagtgcaggggtacatgagtacctgggtgcacacctgcacgggtgcatgggtgcatgggtaagtgagtgcacaagtgcagggatacatgagtacctgggtgcacagctgcatgagtgcatgggtgcgtgggtaagtgagtgcacaagtgcaggggtacatgagtacctgggtgcacacctgcatgggtgcatgggtgcatgggtaagtgagtgcacaagtgcaggggtacatgagtaccaGGATGCACAgctgcatgggtgcatgggtgcgtgggtaagtgagtgcacaagtgcaggggtacatgagtacctgggtgcacacctgcacgggtgcatgggtgcatgggtaagtgagtgcacaagtgcaggggtacatgagtaccagggtgcacagctgcatgggtgcgtgggtgcatgggtgcgtgggtgcgtaagtgcaggggtacatgagtacctgggtgcacacctgcatgggtgcatgggtgcatgggtaagtgagtgcacaagtgcaggggtacatgagtacctgggtgcacacctgcacgggtgcatgggtgcatgggtaagtgagtgcacaagtgcaggggtacatgagtaccagggtgcacagctgcatgggtgtgtgggtgcatgggtgcgtgggtgcataagtgcaggggtacatgagtacctgggtgcacacctgcatgggtgcatgggtgcatgggtaagtgagtgcacaagtgcaggggtacatgagtaccaGGATGCACAGCtgcatgggtgcgtgggtgcatgggtgcgtgggtgcataagtgcaggggtacatgagtacctgggtgcaaacctgcatgggtgcatgggtgcgtgggtaagtgagtgcacaagtgcaggggtacatgagtacctgggtgcacacctgcacgggtgcatgggtgcatgggtaagtgagtgcacaagtgcaggggtacatgagtaccagggtgcacagctgcatgggtgcgtgggtgcatgggtgcgtgggtgcataagtgcaggggtacatgagtacctgggtgcacacctgcatgggtgcatgggtgcgtgggtgagtgcacaagtgcaggggtacatgagtacctgggtgcacagctgcatgggtgcatgggtgcacGGGTACATGGGTGCACATGTGCACAAGTCCAGGGGTACATGGGTGCATGGGTAGAGGggtgcatgggtgcatgggtaCATGGGTGCACAAGTCCAGGGGTACATGGGTGCATGGGTAGAGGGGTGCATGGGTGCACAGGCCCCATTTTCgctgcagccagcccccccccagggcagggcagccccgCAGCTGTTTCGGGTGCTCCTTCCGGGCAGGCTCGCATGTCAACCAAGTGACTGTGCTGGGACCGGCCAAGCACATCTTGCAAAATCGTCCCCGTTTCACCACTTTGGGCTCTTCCAGGGAGGAGTTGGCATGGAAGCAGGGCTGGCCGGGCGCTCAGGAGGGCAGCGCGGGGGTCAGCTGCCGACCGGAGCCAGAAGTTGGGTACCCAGATGTGCACCCATGCCCACGAGCTGGCCCTGCTTGGGGGTGGCATTGATGAACTAATTGCTTCTGGACTCGATTAAGGGGATTCGCGGGAATGGAGGGGTTGTAATGCCCTAATCAGCTTTCAAAACCCACAAGGGACTCGTTGGCTTCTAATTGGCTTGGGGCAGCTTAGGCATGGCCCTAGGGCGCTAATCACCCCCGGGCTCGTTCCAATTAACCCCGGAGAGGTATGAGAGCACTTGCTCTGGCGGGAGCGCATCTGAACGGCCTCCGCTTGGTCTCTGAACGGCGGGTGGCCCTGGCTTCTCCCAAAATGACCCTGTGATGGCTGCGCAATGGGTTGAGGAGACAGCGGGGACCGTGACAGCAGCCCTGCGCCCCCCAACTCCTGGCCATGGGGGGCACCTCCGGccctgcagcctgcagaggaAAGGGGGCAATGGCAGAGAGCAGGGCACGGAGAGAGGGGACAGCTCTGGGCCACTGTCACGCAAAGCCAGAGCGCAAACAAAGGTACGAGGGACTgcgctgaatttttttttttctttctttcttttttcttaatgccAAGCAATGAATTACtaagcaaaaataacaaaaaaaaaaccccacaacaaacacccccaaaaacgAGGAGGGCCGTTATTGcaaaggggggggaggaagaggacgCACAAAGCGCCGCTCACCCCCTTGCACGGGTGGCTGCAACGGCGGCGCGCGCCCCCGGGGCAGCGCGGGAACGGcgcccgcgcgcgcgcccgcgcgcgcgcccgcgcgcccccaccccacccgccCCGCCTACCGGCCGAGGGGCGCGCGCTTCCCGCTCCCCCTCGCCGCCGACCAGTCAGAGGGCGCAGAGGCGGTGCGCGGGCGTGGCTCCCGCGGGGgggcgtggcggcggcggcggcgcaggggagggggggagccctATAATGGCGGCCGGGTGGAGGCAGCGCGGTAGCGGCCCTGAGGTAACGCGGTGCCTGgtccggcccggctcggctcggtgGCGGGGAGCGGGTCTGGGTGGTCGCCCCGGTGCGTCATAGTGAGGGCCACCCTACGTCGGGCCCACAAGGGTGGGGATCTCCGCCCCAGGTGTGCGCCGGGGCTGTGAGGGGGCCCTGGTACCTGCTGAGGCGGGTAGGGCCCACCGGGGCGGGCTCCCCCTCCTCGGGCCGCGGCTGACGGGGTGAGACCTCGCTCCCGGCCTCCGCCCGAAGCGAGCCGTGTCTCGGTGGTTTCCCTCTGGAGCAAGGTCCGCAGTCGGGGGTCCCGGTGTGACAGCCGCTTGTAGGGCCTCCCTGGAGGAGCAGGGCGAAGAGGAGTGGTGGGGGTAATTATTCTATTCCGTAATTATTGCTGCTAACGAAGCAGCCTGTGAGATGCCGTCTGCAGCTTCCCAGgcctgcaggagggagcaggggcaggcCCGGCCTGTTTGCTTTGCACTGCCTGGCCTGTGCCCGTCCCTCTGTCAGGGCCCTGCAGCTTGGCATGAGCTGCCCTGGTCGCTGCCCTGGGGAGCAGGCGGCACTTCTCATCGGGTTGGGCAATAAACCTCGGTGGCGTTTCCAGACCAGCCTAGCCCACTGTGGGGGCAAAGGAAGGCAGGTAGCAACCCCAACGCTTGGCAGAATGACAGATCCTGTCTGGTAACAGCACGGAGCTAACTGACTTTGGACATGGGAGGacattttctgctcattttgaaCCTGATGTGATGGTGTTTGAGTAACGCAATCTTTTCCTCAGGAAATATTTGGCCACTGGTGCGATTACAGATCCTGCTCTTCTCCCCTGCATGGGAGGGGCTATTGGCCTATCAGATCTGAGTGTGCAGGCTGTAATCTTAATCTGTTCTTCATAGCCCTGCTACAGGTGCAGGCTCAATGCATCTTGTGAGCAGAATCTCATGGTAATGTGT
The DNA window shown above is from Accipiter gentilis chromosome 17, bAccGen1.1, whole genome shotgun sequence and carries:
- the LOC126047263 gene encoding guanine nucleotide exchange factor subunit RIC1-like is translated as MPSIHAWDSRGEVLVEACGRPYKRLSHRDPRLRTLLQRETTETRLASGGGRERGLTPSAAARGGGARPGGPYPPQQLHLCTHLPTHPCTHAGLHPGTHVPLHLCTHAPMHPRTHAAVHPGTHVPLHLCTHLPMHPCTRAGVHPGTHVPLHLCTHAPMHPCTRAGVHPGTHVPLHLCTHLPMHPCTHAGVHPGTHVPLHLCTHLPMHPCTHAGVHPGTHVPLHLCTHLPTHPCTHAAVHP